AAAATCAACTAAGCTCGCAGAAGCGGTCTCGCCGTTTAAGTTCATATGCTTCTCCTCAAGGTGCCAGCCTCTCGGGCGAACCATTAGAGTAGCGGTGTCTTTCTTTAATGTATACACTTTGCCCTTGTCATTCTGGAAAGAAATCGTTCCCCTGATAGCATCTCTAAGATTGATCTGCCCTTGAATCGTATTGCCCCAGGTAGGGGAATTGGCATCTTCGAAATCCGCCATAAACACCTTAGCCCCTGAGTTCAGTCCATTGATGACCATTTTTCGATCAACAGGCCCTGTTATTTCAACCCGCCGATCCTGCAAATCACGGGGGAGAGGAGCAACGCGCCACTCCGTCTCTCGAACAGAGGCAGAGTCTTTCGGGAAGGAAGGTTTCACTCCCGTGTTTAATTGGCTCTGGATTTCTCTCCGCTTTGCTAATAGCTCTAATCTTCTAGAGTTAAAACGATGATGAAGTTGTTCTAAGAAAGCTAAAGCCTCCGGTGTCAATATCTCAGCAAAGGAAGGAGAAAGCTCTCCCTCCACCACCCAGTTGTTTGTTATCTTTTCCACACAAACGCCACCTTTTTAAAGGATTCAAAACCTTTTGTTGTTGCTATAAAACAGAAGCTACTCATCTTTCTTAGAAAGACAACGATCGCATTCCATCATGTACGTATAAACCTGCGCCTTCGCCTCTGTACCACACTGAGGACAAGAAACCGTCCCTTTTTGATCTGAATGTTTCATAATTATTCGCTCCTTTTATATAACAAAATTTTAATTTTGCTAACTGTGATGGTACAGATTACGCAAGAGGGCTTGGATGTGTAACTGTTATTTTCATTATTTCGGAAACTCTTAGTTTAGAGAATGTTTCCGTTAGCTTTTATGGGATGTAAGGCGTGCCTGGAAACTACTCGCTTTCCTGTGGGGAGCTAGTGAGCCTCCTCAGACGCCCCCAGCTCATACAAACGTAACGGCCCTATACTCCAAAGATTCGATTGTTCACAAATTTGTGAAATGTTTCACAAACCGTAAGCACTCTCTGGTGATATGATATAACCAACCAAAGAAAACAAGGAGTGATAACCATGATCCTCTGCAAATGGCAAGACTTCACCACGGACACTGAAACCTACACACTTGAATTGTTTGAACAAAGTTTAGGCGATGAGTTTAAAGCAATGATGTTAGAGGATGGAGAAGAAATCCCATCATATATCTGGACGACCAATCATGTTGTGATGATTAAACAGAACGCACGGATGTATAAAGATATTTCCTTTGTTAAAATTCCGCGTAACCCAGTTTGTGCTTAAGGGATAAGAAGTGCTTTTTATAAATAATCATGTGAAATAATTCACAATATTATGGGGGGTTTAAAAATGGCTGTTGAGGAAAAGCAGTTAAAACTCGAAAAGGCTTCAAAAATGGTGGACGTACTGGTGGCAAATGGGAAAAAGGCTTTAGTGGGAATGAAGGAACTGAGCCAGGAGCAAATTGATTTCATAGTGAAGGAAATGGCTCTTGCTGGATTGGATCAACACATGCCCCTTGCGAAATTAGCAGTAGAAGAAACAAAACGCGGGGTTTATGAAGATAAAATTATTAAAAACTTGTTTTCAACGGAATACATTTATCACAACATTAAATACGATAAAACTGTCGGCGTCATCAACGATGTAAGGGAAGAGGGCATGGTAGAAATCGCAGAGCCGGTTGGTGTGATTGCTGGTGTGACACCTGTTACGAATCCAACTTCAACGACTATGTTTAAAGCGATTACGTCGATTAAAACAGGAAATCCGATTATCTTTGCTTTCCATCCTTCTGCTCAGAGATGTAGTACAGAAGCAGCCAGAGTGTTAAGAGATGCAGCCGTTCGTGCTGGGGCACCGGAACACTGTATCCAATGGATCGAGGCTCCTTCTTTAGAAGCGACGCAGCAACTGATGAATCATGATGGGATCTCTTTAATTCTGGCTACAGGTGGTGCTGGAATGGTGAAGTCAGCCTATAGCTCAGGGAAACCAGCCCTTGGAGTGGGGCCTGGTAACGTTCCTTGTTATATTGAGAAGACCGCGAATCTAAAACGATCCGTGAATGACCTGATCCTTTCCAAAACGTTTGATAATGGAATGATTTGTGCATCTGAGCAAGCAGTCATTATTGATCAAGAAATCTATGAGGACGTTAAACAGGAAATGATCGATAACAAATGCTATTTCTTAAATCCTTCCGAACGAGCCAAAGTCGAGAAGCTGGTTATAAATGAGCATTCCTGTGCCGTTAATGCAGATATTGTAGGGAAGCCAGCCTTTGAGATTGCCCAAATGGCAGGGATCACGGTTCCTGAAGATACAAAGATGTTAGTAGCAGAATTAAAAGGAGTAGGCCCTAAACACCCACTATCCCGCGAAAAGCTTAGCCCGGTTCTAGCCTGTTACCGAGTTCATTCAACAGAGGAAGGGTTCAAAAGAGCTGAAGAAATGCTAGAGTTTGGTGGGTTAGGTCACTCCGCTGTCATTCACTCAGAAGATCAAGGGGTCATCGATGCTTTCGGATTAAGGATGAAAGCGGGCCGGCTTATTGTAAATGCTCCATCCTCACAAGGGGCTATTGGCGATATTTATAATGCTTACATGCCTTCATTGACACTCGGATGCGGAACCTACGGAGGGAACTCTGTTTCAACGAATGTTGGTGCTGTTCACTTAATTAATGTCAAGAAAATGGCGAAACGAACCAATAACATGCAATGGTTTAAGATTCCTCCTAAAATTTACTTCGAGAAGAACTCTATTCAATATTTAGCGAAGATGCCGAAGATCTCAAGAGCCTTTATCGTGACAGACGAAGGTATGGTGAAACTGGGATATGTAGATAAAATCTTGCACTACTTACGGAAACGTCCAGATTATGTGCACTGTGAAATCTTCTCTGATGTTGAAACGGATCCATCTAGTGACACAGTGATGCGTGGGGCGGAAATGATGAAGCAATTCCAGCCAGACGTGATTATCGCATTAGGTGGAGGATCCGCGATGGATGCCGCCAAGGGAATGTGGCTCTTCTACGAACAACCAGACACAGATTTCAACGGGTTAAAGCAGAAATTCTTAGACATTCGAAAACGTGTATTCAAATACCCTGAACTTGGATTACAAGCCCAATTTGTAGCGATTCCTACCACATCAGGAACAGGTTCAGAGGTCACATCCTTCTCGGTTATTACCGATAAAGAAGAGAATGTGAAATACCCGTTAGCTGATTATGAGCTCACACCCGACGTTGCCATTATTGATCCGCAGTTTGTGATGACCGTACCAAAAGTCGTCACTGCCGATACAGGCATGGACGTCCTGACTCATGCGATTGAAGCGTACGTATCGAATATGGCAAACGATTATACAGACGGACTTGCGATGAAAGCAATCCAGCTTGTGTTTGAGTATCTGCCAAGAGCGTACCGGAATGGAGATAAGGATGAAGAAGCTCGTGAGAAGATGCATAATGCATCAACGATCGCTGGAATGGCTTTTGCCAATGCATTCTTAGGGATTAACCATAGTTTGGCTCATAAACTAGGCGCTGAGTTCCATATTGCACACGGGCGGTCAAACGCCATTTTGATGCCACACGTCATCCGTTTCAATGCACTGAAACCGACGAAGTTTACGGCCTTCCCTAAATATGAACACTTTAAAGCTGATGTCCGCTATGCTGAAATCGCTCGTATGCTCGGTTTACCAGCTCGTACGACCGAGGAAGGCGTTGAGAGTTTAGTGCAAGCCATTGTGAACTTGGCTAAGGAATTGAATATCCCAATGAGCATAGCTGAGAATGGGGTAGATGCAAAAGAGTTTGAAGCCAAGGTAGATCGATTAGCCGACCGTGCGTTTGAAGACCAATGCACAACGGCAAATCCTAAATTGCCGCTCGTAACAGAGCTAGCAGAAGTTTATCGTCAAGCGTATAAAGGGGTCTAACAAAGGACCGTTTTTAAGCCTTCTACACGTGTAGAAGGCTTTTTTTCATGGGGAGAAAACGGGTGCTGGTGTCTCTCTTCACCTTACAAAATGTAAACTATATGCAACATTTTGTAAGGTGCTGAATATGAATATAGAGGAGGTGGATGCATTGAGAAACAAACAGATGAAGATCGCCCGGGTGGAGTCTGAATTATCTCAAGAGCAATTAGCCGAGATTGTCGGAGTCACGAGGCAAACCATTCATTTAATCGAAGCCGGAAACTATAATCCTAGTCTTAAATTGTGTTGTGCCATATGCAAAGCCTTAAATAGAACGTTAAATGATTTATTCTGGGAGGAATGATGAATATGGAAAAGGTAGTAAAAGAAACAAAGTGGGCGATCCTTATTTTGATCCTTGTTAGCATAGCCCTTCTTGGAACCTGGGGTGTTGTAAACGTTTATGATTATAACTTAGTTAATCAGAGTGCTCTTCTGGCGTTATCGCTTATTCCTTTGAGTGCAGCCCTCGCTTCTTACATGAAACTGACGAAAATAAAGAAGAATCCTAGTTTGATGGTATCCGAGACGGATGAGAGGCTTGTCTCACAGAAAAACGAAGCCGCTGCCCAAACATTAAAGGTGCTTCAAGCTGTGTTGTTCTTCCTCTATTTGGGATACACGTTTATGATCCCGGAAGACGTCTTTACGTCCATTGTTTGGTGGCTTGCGTTAGGTCTTTTCTTCTTTTCGATATTTGCTCCCGTTATGTTTCGCCATATTGGAAAGAAGGACTAATAAAGCTTGAGTAAGGATCTTTTTTCAAATAAAAGACTATGCAAAAGCACCCTAAGATATCTTATCTAAGGGTGCTTGCTTTCATTATTCGCTATTCTCTTTTAGAAAAAAGATACAGTTACCAAAATATCCCGATAATAGCCGTAATCGCAACGGCTGCGCCGGCGATAATGCTAGCCACTTCGGTCGTTGTATTGCGATTGGGTTTTTTTAGGTCTTCGACTTCTCTTTTTAATTTCTCGAATTCTTCTCGTGTAGGATGATCCAATTGAATGGCCTCCGATCTAGATTATAGGATGTCTTGCTTTTGGAATCTGTAGAAACCAATGACGGCTAATACGAGAGAGTATACAAAGATGATCGTCAGCGAAAACAGTAAACCTTCTCCAGCCCCCATCACCATTTCCCCAGGGTTATTGATAAGCGTATTATCGCTATATACCTGGAGCGTAAGGTTTGGGTAAATAAAGTAACTTGTGTTCCAGTTTAGTAATTCGAGAATGCCTGTCACCATGCTACCTGCTGTATCGATGACAAAGAATAAGACAACCGCCACGACAGTGCTCTTAAACAAGGTTCCAACCAGAACAGAAAGGCAAAGGTAAAACACGTAGACAGGAATTTGATAGAGACAACTTAATACAGCTGTCATGAAAAGATTCTCAGATGCTTGTGATGCATCAAACATTAACACTGAGACAAGGAAGATCACAATGTTAAAGACGACCATTAGAAGTAATGTAGCCAGGAACCCACTTATAAGTTTGGACCCTAGAAGTGAAAGGCGTGAAATGGGTCGAATAGCCAGTTGCTTGATCGTCCCTTTATGAAATTCACTTGTAATGGAAGAGGTGGTTATAATGACGCCATAAAACAGCAGAAACAATCCGTTAATGAAAGACTGGGAAAGCGTAAGGAATGTCCCGGCTGTCGGTAATGCATTTTCATCCAAGAAGATGCGAAGAGAAATGGATAGAATGAGGTACAAGCCAATTACAATGATCAGGAACCATTTCACTCGGTTTCGATACCAGGTCTTTAACAGCTCATTATAAATTAAAGAACTCATGCGTCTTCACCTCCTGTTAGTTCTAGGAATTGATCTTCAAGGGTATCTTTCAGGATGACTTCATATAACAAGATCCCACGGTCTGTAGCTGCTTTAATAATGGTTGGAATCTGATCTTGCTCAATTCCTGAGAGCGTTATGTACTTTTTATCTTCTTCGACTCTCCCGTATTCCTCGAGTATAGGGATAAGGTCCGCGTTAGAAGTAGCACGGAATAAAGCTTTCACTTTCTGCTGTTCCGACTTAGAGGAATCAGTCATGGAGAACTGTTTTACAAATTTTCCATCCTGGATAATCAATACTTCATCGCACATCATCTCTGCTTCTGATAAGAGGTGAGTGGACACCAGTACTGTAACTCCTTCTTCGTCTGCTAAGGTTCTGAGGTAGCTACGCAATTCCCGAATTCCTTTTGGATCGAGCCCATTGGTCGGCTCATCAAGGATAAGGATAGACGGTTTGTGAAGAAGTGCCTGTGCAATGCCGAGCCTTTGCTTCATACCTAAAGAATACGTCTTTACTTTATCCGTAATGGCCTTTTCCAACTCTACGAAACTTACAAGCTCGTTGATTCGTTCTCGTGAAATCTTAGGCGTGTGCATACGGCTGAAGTGCTGCATGTTCTCGAGTCCTGACATGAGATTGTACATTTCAGGATTTTCAACGACAGCCCCGATGTTTGAAAGAGCTTTGTTTCGCTCTGTCTTCATGTTCGCTCCGTTTACGATAATTTCTCCTTTGTCAGCGTGGAGAAGACTGACAAGCATACGAATCGTTGTTGTCTTCCCGGCTCCATTTGGCCCAAGGAATCCATAGATTTTCCCTTTATCGAGTTCGAAGGAAAGGTCATCAATAATCGTTTTTTTCTTAAACGACTTTGATAGATTTTTAACTATAAGTGGTTTAGATGACAAACAATCAGCCCCTTTTTATTTTCCTGTCTTCCTTTACGGTTGTGGTAAATAAAAGGTTTCAAACCAATTTAAGGAACACAACTCCAACCGTACCATAAACTTACATTTTGTGGAATGAAAATTGGTAGATCAAGAGGAAACAGTGGCTCGGAATGGAGGTTATATCCAAGGGGACTGGAGTTCTCACTCGTTTTACTGTTTGCTCCCTGTAGTATATAATGGAGTGTCAAAGAAGAAGAAAAGTTGGGAAGTGCCTATGAATAAACGAAAGAATAACGGATACAAGAAGTCTGGGAATAAACCTAGAAACAAACCCAATAGATCTGAGAAGCCGTACGGTAAACATTCACAAGGAAGTCGTGGAGACAGCAAGTCAAAAGGAAAGCGCAATGCGCCTGATAAGCGTAAGCGTGGCGGCGGGAAAGCTGTAACAGCTGAAGTCACCTGTTCTGGCCTGACTGCTGAGGGGAAAGGGATTGCTCAGTGGGAAGGGAAAGAGCTTGAAGTCCCGCATCTCTTACCTGGAGAGAAGGCTGAAGTCCTTGTTTCGAAACAGGGCCCCTATGTAAATGCGGAAGTGAAGCGGGTCGTTACCCCGGCAAAAGAACGGGTGGAGCCACCTTGTCCGTATTACTATCAGTGCGGAGGCTGTCAGCTTCAGCATATGACCAATAACGCACAAGACCGTTTCAAGCAGAGAACGATTGATAAGCTAATGAAGCCATTTGGCAAGCCCCAACCGATTCTGACGATGGACCACCCGTATGATTATCGAAACAAGAGCCATACAACATTTGGTCTGAATCAAAATCGTCAGGTCATTGGCGGACTGTATGCCCAGAACAGCCATGAGATCATTCCGATGGACCGTTGTCTCATTCATGATCCGAAAGCTGATGAGATTGTGAACACGATTAAAGACTATCTCAAGAATTCAAAAATGCAGCCTTACAATGAAGACACTGGACAAGGGTTTCTGCGTCACGTGCTCATTAAGGTCGGTAAGGTCAGCGGAGAGATTATGGTCGTACTCGTTACTGCGTCGTCTGAGTTTAAAGGGAAGAACAATTTCGTGAAAGCTTTACGTAAAGCTCACCCTGAAATCACAACCCTTCTGATGAACGTGAACAATAAGAAAACGTCTATGGTTCTTGGTGATCAGGAGAAGGTTCTGTTTGGTAAAGGGACGATTACAGATACGCTTGGTGGAATGGAGTTTGAGATCTCGGCGAAGTCGTTCTATCAAATTAATCCGGTTCAGACGGAGAAATTGTATGGAAAAGCCATTGAAATGGCTGAACTTAAAGGGAATGAAACCGTGATTGATGCCTATTGCGGAATTGGTACAATCGGTCTTATTGCCAGTCAGAAAGCTGGAAACGTTATTGGCGTTGAACTGAACAAAGACGCTGTCCGTGACGCGATTCGTAACTCGAAGCGTAATGGTGTGAAGAATGCCAGGTTCTATCAGGGCGACGCTGGTGAATTTATGGTAAACATGGCTTCAAAAGGTGAGAAAGCCGATGTTGTCATCATGGACCCGCCACGAAGCGGTAGTGACGAAGCGTTCTTATCAAGTGTCGTGAAGCTAAAGCCCAAACGCGTCGTGTATGTATCGTGTAACCCAGAAACACAAGCTCGTGATCTGAAATACTTGGTGAAGAACGGGTATCAGGTGGATGGCATTCAGCCAGTCGACATGTTCCCACAAACGTACCACGTAGAATCAGTTGTGAAATTAGTACGGAAAGATTAAACAGGAAACCGATTAGGGTTTCCTGTTTTTTTATGCCTACAATTCCTCTATAGCCGTTTTGTCTTTTAAGCATGTTCTATGATGCTCTTCATACACTAAATTATGAATCTGTGTATAAAGGGGGAGAGGTATGAGTTATACCGTTCCAGGAGGGCAGCCGCAGGGGAAGTCAGGCTTTGTGACGAGCAAGATCAGAGAAGCGATGGTTGCAGAATTAACGGCCATCAATGAGTATGCTTCTCATATTGCGAACTCAAAAATGGAAAAGGTGAATAGGGTCTGGAGAATGATCATGTTAGATGAGAAAAAGCACTACGGCATGTTTCTAACGCTTTTGCGGAAATATGACCCGATGCAATATGAAGCGTATCTCTATTATCAGAATCACCCCATGAAAGGCGATGGACCAATTCAGCCTTATACACCCGATTATAATGATCAGATGATCTTGAATCTTGTTAGAAATGATATTAAAGGTGAGCTCGAAGCAGCCATTCTTTATGATGACTATGCTTCTAAGATTCCTTATGCTGATGTGAAGCAAGTCTTTCAGGTTATTAGCCGGGATGAGAAATATCATGTCGAGCATTTAACCCAACTGTTACTTCATTATGATCCCGATCCTTATAATGGATTGAAGGAATAATTTTTTGATGGAAAGTTCAGAATATTATTTACAAAAGTAGATACATGCGTTAAAGTGATAAAGTATAACTGAATAGACGATTTCAATTCTTATCAAGAGTGACCGAGGGATAGGCCCGTTGACGTCACAGCAACCTTCCTAATGGAGTGGTGCTAAATCCGGCAGAATGAAGAACATTCTGGGAGATAAGAGTTTTGCAGGTCTTACATTAGCGAAACTCTCTTCCAAATGGAAAAGAGTTTTTTTATTTTTACAAGACTTATCTAGGGCAATGAATAAACAACAGTTAAGAAATGGGGGGAGATCGATGATTTCAATACAGCAGTTGAGTAAAACGTATGAATCGAAAGAAGGTACCGTTGTAGGGGTAGACAATGTATCGCTACATATCAATCAAGGAGAAGTGTTTGGGATTGTTGGATATAGCGGAGCTGGAAAAAGTACGCTCTTGCGTTGCCTGAATATCCTAGAGCGTCCAACAAGTGGCACGGTGACGATAGATGGAATCGATCTCATGTCTCTATCATCTAAAGAACTAAGGAAAGCACGTCAATCAATTGGAATGATCTTTCAGGGATTTCACCTTGCAATGGCCAAAACCGTAGCAGAAAATGTAGGGTTTGCCTTAAAGGCGGCTGGGGTGGGGCGTGTTGAGCGTCAGCAACGAGCGGAGGAGCTGCTCGAGCTTGTTGGTTTATCTGATAAAGCCAACCAATATCCAGCACAGCTGAGCGGAGGTCAAAAGCAGCGGGTGAGTATTGCTAGAGCTCTTGCGAATAATCCGAAAGTGCTACTGTGTGATGAAGCGACTTCAGCTCTTGATCCAAATACAACCCAGTCCATTCTTCAGCTTCTGAAGAAGATTAATCGGGAACTAGGACTCACCATTGTATTGATTACGCACGAAATGGAAGTTGTGAAAGAAATCTGCGACCGATGTGCCGTTATGGAAGAGGGCAGGGTCGTTGAAGAAGGAAACACCTACGATATCTTTGCTCATCCAAAGAATGAGCTGACCGAGCGGTTTATCAAGACCGTCATCGACTTTACGATTCCTGAGGCCCTTCTTAAGAAGAGTCAGGGGACGATTGTGTTATTGAAATTCACGGGAGAGCTAGCTGGTGAAGCGATCGTATCTGATCTGCTGCAGGAACATAGGATTCGAGGGAATATCCTTCACGGAAAGATTGACTATATTCAGGAGAAACCGCTTGGCACCTTCGTCATGGAATTAAAAGGAGACGACCAGGAAGTGAGCCTGGCCCTCGCAAGTTTACGAGAAACATTAGGTGAAGTGGAGGTGATAGAGAATGATCGATCAACTGATTACACTATGGCCAGAGCTGAGTAAGTCTTTCGTTGATACATTAATCATGGTAGGCATTGGATTAGTCGTCTCATTTATCGTTGGATTACCACTCGGGTTACTCTTATTTGTAACGGATCGAGATTTGTTCCTTCAGAATAAATGGGTGAAGAGTATAACTGGTGTCATCGTTAACCTTGTTCGTTCGGTTCCGTTTATTATTCTATTAGTCTTTTTGTTTCCGTTTACCGATCTCTTATTAGGAACAACGACAGGGCCAGTCGCAGCTTCTGTTTCATTATCAGTAGCCGCAATTCCGTTCTATGCACGAATCGTGGAGTCGTCCGCTAGAGATATAGACCGAGGTGTGATTGAAGCCGCCATCTCTTGTGGAGCGTCCCCGTGGTTAATTATTAAAGACATCATCTTCCCTGAGATTAAATCAGGGCTGATCAGCGGGTTAACGATTACCGCAATCAGTCTCGTTGGCTATTCAGCCATGGCCGGAACGATTGGAGGCGGTGGTATCGGGGATTTAGCGATCCGATATGGATATTATCGTTATGACAACTTCGTTATGTTTACGACGGTTATTCTCTTAATTGTCATGGTTCAGGTTATTCAATACGTGGGAGATTTCACAGCAAAATCAGTCAAAAAGAGCTAATAAAGGAGAAGATTCTAATGAAAAAATTATTCGCACTAGGTATAGCCCTATTAACCCTTACCGTGTTAGCAGCTTGCGGAGAAGACGAAGGTGCAGACGCTTCTGGGAAAGAGACGATTCAATTCGGAGCAACCTCAGGTCCATACAGTGATATGGTCACAAAAGCGATCGCTCCCCTTCTAGAGGAAAAAGGATATGAAGTGAAAAACAAGGAATTTACAGACTATGTACAGCCTAATAAAGCATTAGCAAGCGGCGATCTTGATGCAAACCTCTTTCAACACGGGATTTATTTAGAATCCTTTGCAAAAGAACATGATCTAGATTTATCTGAAGTGATCATTGTTCCTACAGCCCCGATGGGGATTTACTCCAATAAATATGAAGACATCGAGAGTATTGAAAAGGGAAGCTCCATGGCCCTTCCCAATGATCCGACCAATTTAGCCCGTGCCTTAATCATTTTAGAAGATGAAGGGTTAGTGAAGATCAAGGAAGACGTAGACCCTCTTCGCGCTTCGTTAAGGGATATTAAAGAGAATCCGAAA
The nucleotide sequence above comes from Pontibacillus chungwhensis. Encoded proteins:
- the adhE gene encoding bifunctional acetaldehyde-CoA/alcohol dehydrogenase, whose translation is MAVEEKQLKLEKASKMVDVLVANGKKALVGMKELSQEQIDFIVKEMALAGLDQHMPLAKLAVEETKRGVYEDKIIKNLFSTEYIYHNIKYDKTVGVINDVREEGMVEIAEPVGVIAGVTPVTNPTSTTMFKAITSIKTGNPIIFAFHPSAQRCSTEAARVLRDAAVRAGAPEHCIQWIEAPSLEATQQLMNHDGISLILATGGAGMVKSAYSSGKPALGVGPGNVPCYIEKTANLKRSVNDLILSKTFDNGMICASEQAVIIDQEIYEDVKQEMIDNKCYFLNPSERAKVEKLVINEHSCAVNADIVGKPAFEIAQMAGITVPEDTKMLVAELKGVGPKHPLSREKLSPVLACYRVHSTEEGFKRAEEMLEFGGLGHSAVIHSEDQGVIDAFGLRMKAGRLIVNAPSSQGAIGDIYNAYMPSLTLGCGTYGGNSVSTNVGAVHLINVKKMAKRTNNMQWFKIPPKIYFEKNSIQYLAKMPKISRAFIVTDEGMVKLGYVDKILHYLRKRPDYVHCEIFSDVETDPSSDTVMRGAEMMKQFQPDVIIALGGGSAMDAAKGMWLFYEQPDTDFNGLKQKFLDIRKRVFKYPELGLQAQFVAIPTTSGTGSEVTSFSVITDKEENVKYPLADYELTPDVAIIDPQFVMTVPKVVTADTGMDVLTHAIEAYVSNMANDYTDGLAMKAIQLVFEYLPRAYRNGDKDEEAREKMHNASTIAGMAFANAFLGINHSLAHKLGAEFHIAHGRSNAILMPHVIRFNALKPTKFTAFPKYEHFKADVRYAEIARMLGLPARTTEEGVESLVQAIVNLAKELNIPMSIAENGVDAKEFEAKVDRLADRAFEDQCTTANPKLPLVTELAEVYRQAYKGV
- a CDS encoding helix-turn-helix transcriptional regulator is translated as MRNKQMKIARVESELSQEQLAEIVGVTRQTIHLIEAGNYNPSLKLCCAICKALNRTLNDLFWEE
- a CDS encoding ABC transporter permease, with the protein product MSSLIYNELLKTWYRNRVKWFLIIVIGLYLILSISLRIFLDENALPTAGTFLTLSQSFINGLFLLFYGVIITTSSITSEFHKGTIKQLAIRPISRLSLLGSKLISGFLATLLLMVVFNIVIFLVSVLMFDASQASENLFMTAVLSCLYQIPVYVFYLCLSVLVGTLFKSTVVAVVLFFVIDTAGSMVTGILELLNWNTSYFIYPNLTLQVYSDNTLINNPGEMVMGAGEGLLFSLTIIFVYSLVLAVIGFYRFQKQDIL
- a CDS encoding ABC transporter ATP-binding protein, with protein sequence MSSKPLIVKNLSKSFKKKTIIDDLSFELDKGKIYGFLGPNGAGKTTTIRMLVSLLHADKGEIIVNGANMKTERNKALSNIGAVVENPEMYNLMSGLENMQHFSRMHTPKISRERINELVSFVELEKAITDKVKTYSLGMKQRLGIAQALLHKPSILILDEPTNGLDPKGIRELRSYLRTLADEEGVTVLVSTHLLSEAEMMCDEVLIIQDGKFVKQFSMTDSSKSEQQKVKALFRATSNADLIPILEEYGRVEEDKKYITLSGIEQDQIPTIIKAATDRGILLYEVILKDTLEDQFLELTGGEDA
- the rlmD gene encoding 23S rRNA (uracil(1939)-C(5))-methyltransferase RlmD — encoded protein: MNKRKNNGYKKSGNKPRNKPNRSEKPYGKHSQGSRGDSKSKGKRNAPDKRKRGGGKAVTAEVTCSGLTAEGKGIAQWEGKELEVPHLLPGEKAEVLVSKQGPYVNAEVKRVVTPAKERVEPPCPYYYQCGGCQLQHMTNNAQDRFKQRTIDKLMKPFGKPQPILTMDHPYDYRNKSHTTFGLNQNRQVIGGLYAQNSHEIIPMDRCLIHDPKADEIVNTIKDYLKNSKMQPYNEDTGQGFLRHVLIKVGKVSGEIMVVLVTASSEFKGKNNFVKALRKAHPEITTLLMNVNNKKTSMVLGDQEKVLFGKGTITDTLGGMEFEISAKSFYQINPVQTEKLYGKAIEMAELKGNETVIDAYCGIGTIGLIASQKAGNVIGVELNKDAVRDAIRNSKRNGVKNARFYQGDAGEFMVNMASKGEKADVVIMDPPRSGSDEAFLSSVVKLKPKRVVYVSCNPETQARDLKYLVKNGYQVDGIQPVDMFPQTYHVESVVKLVRKD
- a CDS encoding ferritin family protein, producing MSYTVPGGQPQGKSGFVTSKIREAMVAELTAINEYASHIANSKMEKVNRVWRMIMLDEKKHYGMFLTLLRKYDPMQYEAYLYYQNHPMKGDGPIQPYTPDYNDQMILNLVRNDIKGELEAAILYDDYASKIPYADVKQVFQVISRDEKYHVEHLTQLLLHYDPDPYNGLKE
- a CDS encoding methionine ABC transporter ATP-binding protein is translated as MISIQQLSKTYESKEGTVVGVDNVSLHINQGEVFGIVGYSGAGKSTLLRCLNILERPTSGTVTIDGIDLMSLSSKELRKARQSIGMIFQGFHLAMAKTVAENVGFALKAAGVGRVERQQRAEELLELVGLSDKANQYPAQLSGGQKQRVSIARALANNPKVLLCDEATSALDPNTTQSILQLLKKINRELGLTIVLITHEMEVVKEICDRCAVMEEGRVVEEGNTYDIFAHPKNELTERFIKTVIDFTIPEALLKKSQGTIVLLKFTGELAGEAIVSDLLQEHRIRGNILHGKIDYIQEKPLGTFVMELKGDDQEVSLALASLRETLGEVEVIENDRSTDYTMARAE
- a CDS encoding methionine ABC transporter permease — translated: MIDQLITLWPELSKSFVDTLIMVGIGLVVSFIVGLPLGLLLFVTDRDLFLQNKWVKSITGVIVNLVRSVPFIILLVFLFPFTDLLLGTTTGPVAASVSLSVAAIPFYARIVESSARDIDRGVIEAAISCGASPWLIIKDIIFPEIKSGLISGLTITAISLVGYSAMAGTIGGGGIGDLAIRYGYYRYDNFVMFTTVILLIVMVQVIQYVGDFTAKSVKKS
- a CDS encoding MetQ/NlpA family ABC transporter substrate-binding protein, which produces MKKLFALGIALLTLTVLAACGEDEGADASGKETIQFGATSGPYSDMVTKAIAPLLEEKGYEVKNKEFTDYVQPNKALASGDLDANLFQHGIYLESFAKEHDLDLSEVIIVPTAPMGIYSNKYEDIESIEKGSSMALPNDPTNLARALIILEDEGLVKIKEDVDPLRASLRDIKENPKELEFVEVEAAQLPRLVDSEDLSLVPGNYALAADMDLLNALALEDMPDQYRNRVAVKTEDLDSQFVKDIKEVIESDEFEEIIDEEFQGFGKPQWMKEQ